The Atribacterota bacterium genome contains a region encoding:
- a CDS encoding efflux RND transporter periplasmic adaptor subunit, producing the protein MRKKKLLLWFIIILVISSGLYIFRDSLPVPVLNSYRVISSESVYSEDIDSNAVIEVKRGNIKKTVSTSGYIKPVNEVYLSFATTGTAGGMVEKILVKRGEIVERGQKLVKLEDKQEHLNYLKAKNEYELAKITGSPTQIEEKKLTMEVALDRYESKTLGAPFSGKVVDIFVEEGDFIEGTDDVVYLIDDSFYEVAASISEVDCLEVTVGQKVEIELDILKGQIFHGKVAEVAEYAIMEGGVVTVPVTLRMDEVSPYFKPGFSATAEIIVNMIENAIIVPVTAISIGDHGSVVLKVEGGKAISTPVREGITDGFYQEIIAGLQEGDRIIINSYQINTASQGARGGFGVIGGPGPIPMVR; encoded by the coding sequence ATGAGAAAGAAAAAATTATTACTTTGGTTTATCATAATTCTGGTGATTAGTAGTGGTTTATATATTTTCAGGGATAGCTTACCCGTGCCGGTACTTAACTCTTATCGAGTAATAAGTAGTGAAAGTGTTTATTCTGAAGATATTGATTCCAATGCTGTAATTGAAGTAAAAAGAGGTAATATTAAAAAGACGGTATCGACCAGCGGTTATATCAAACCAGTTAACGAAGTATATTTAAGCTTTGCCACTACTGGAACAGCCGGTGGTATGGTGGAAAAAATACTGGTAAAAAGAGGGGAAATAGTTGAACGAGGACAGAAACTGGTAAAATTGGAGGATAAACAGGAACACCTCAATTACCTGAAGGCTAAGAATGAATATGAACTGGCTAAAATTACTGGTTCTCCTACTCAGATTGAAGAAAAGAAATTAACTATGGAAGTGGCACTGGATCGATATGAATCCAAAACTTTAGGGGCTCCTTTTTCCGGGAAAGTAGTAGATATCTTTGTAGAGGAAGGAGATTTCATTGAAGGCACGGATGATGTAGTGTATCTGATTGATGATTCTTTCTATGAGGTGGCTGCTTCAATTAGTGAAGTAGATTGTTTAGAGGTAACAGTGGGACAAAAGGTAGAGATTGAACTCGATATCCTGAAAGGACAGATTTTTCATGGTAAAGTGGCAGAGGTTGCAGAATACGCCATAATGGAAGGTGGTGTAGTTACTGTTCCGGTGACCTTACGTATGGATGAAGTATCACCATATTTTAAACCCGGGTTTTCAGCAACTGCTGAGATTATTGTTAATATGATTGAGAATGCCATAATTGTTCCCGTAACCGCTATATCTATAGGTGATCATGGAAGTGTAGTGTTAAAAGTAGAGGGTGGCAAAGCCATTTCCACTCCTGTTAGAGAAGGTATCACTGATGGATTCTATCAGGAAATAATTGCAGGTTTACAGGAAGGAGATCGAATAATTATCAATAGTTATCAGATTAACACTGCTTCCCAGGGTGCCAGAGGTGGATTTGGAGTTATTGGGGGACCTGGACCTATTCCTATGGTGAGGTAG
- a CDS encoding TolC family protein, which yields MRYSHLIRNRCQVIFIVILYLLLLLHSGTNYAREISPEEALQWGVECNHDLQSLRYSIEDIKRNLEILEAEKSFQVDLNITPIWRFGGKSDSYLIEAEENRFAPDIELNLSAKKLLAYDLSLTSQVTWQSENLTNHLLEDMVNEVNASIRLDKKLYPETWTEQERQVYSLENNLQMKLEELRWKEMEKQIEFIQKYLNIIRLQEQVNIVSRQLELAEEDLTRVRAQIELGEGGYQQETEARIAVEEIKNRHWSASQELAQARKQWFLSLNLPEETTVRFDEDADFLKPLLNQMENFPITSHAGDGLVEQALRENYQVKNSLLEKEALLKELQWTKDADKLIINLSGGYTYPDSDWFVMIDFAVNLADGGAQELKVKQKEEDIKRKDINIDYLIEILKLEAEQLLDQDQYNQLVLQTQMMSLEKEQNKVKIMEQQYQQGAISLTQWENSLLVLKEKELSVKQSLDQWLVDRLKLAQFIGYLQKGV from the coding sequence ATGAGATATTCACATTTAATAAGAAATAGATGTCAGGTTATTTTTATTGTTATACTATATTTACTATTGTTACTTCATTCAGGAACAAATTATGCCAGAGAAATTAGTCCAGAAGAAGCTTTGCAGTGGGGCGTTGAGTGCAATCATGATTTACAAAGCCTTCGTTATAGCATAGAAGATATAAAACGTAATCTGGAAATACTGGAAGCAGAAAAGTCTTTCCAGGTTGATTTGAATATAACTCCTATTTGGCGTTTTGGGGGAAAGAGTGATTCTTATCTTATAGAGGCAGAAGAAAATAGATTTGCTCCTGATATTGAGCTTAATTTATCAGCAAAAAAGTTATTAGCCTATGATTTGAGCCTTACCAGCCAGGTAACCTGGCAGTCGGAAAACTTAACTAACCATCTCCTGGAAGATATGGTTAATGAAGTAAATGCCAGTATCAGGTTAGATAAAAAACTTTACCCGGAGACCTGGACTGAACAGGAAAGGCAGGTTTATTCTCTGGAGAACAACCTACAGATGAAATTAGAAGAGTTAAGGTGGAAAGAAATGGAAAAACAGATTGAATTTATCCAGAAATATTTAAATATAATTCGGTTGCAGGAGCAGGTTAATATAGTTTCCAGGCAACTGGAACTGGCAGAAGAAGATTTAACCAGGGTAAGAGCGCAAATAGAATTAGGTGAGGGTGGTTATCAACAAGAAACAGAGGCAAGGATAGCCGTTGAAGAGATAAAAAATAGACACTGGAGTGCAAGCCAAGAGCTTGCACAGGCTCGGAAACAATGGTTTCTTTCGCTTAATTTACCAGAAGAGACCACAGTGAGGTTTGATGAAGATGCCGATTTTTTAAAGCCTCTTCTCAATCAAATGGAGAATTTCCCCATTACCAGTCATGCTGGTGATGGATTAGTTGAACAAGCTCTACGGGAAAATTATCAGGTCAAAAATAGTTTATTGGAAAAGGAAGCACTACTCAAAGAGTTGCAATGGACTAAAGATGCTGATAAGCTGATAATAAATCTTTCTGGTGGCTATACTTATCCTGATAGTGATTGGTTTGTTATGATTGATTTTGCAGTTAACTTAGCTGATGGAGGTGCGCAGGAGCTTAAAGTAAAACAAAAAGAAGAAGATATTAAAAGAAAAGATATAAATATAGATTATTTAATAGAAATACTAAAATTAGAAGCCGAACAATTATTAGACCAGGACCAATATAACCAGCTTGTTTTGCAAACCCAGATGATGTCCTTGGAAAAAGAACAAAATAAAGTTAAAATAATGGAACAACAATACCAACAGGGAGCTATCAGCTTAACTCAATGGGAAAATAGCTTGTTAGTACTAAAAGAAAAAGAATTAAGCGTAAAACAGTCTCTTGACCAATGGTTAGTTGATAGGCTGAAATTAGCCCAATTTATTGGCTACTTACAGAAGGGAGTTTAA
- a CDS encoding nitroreductase family protein has protein sequence MEFKELIKKRYSVRAYKSDDIPAEIIDKILEAANLAPTACNKQSFQLFVIKTAHFKDKLIKICSQEWFVQAPYVVGICGIPKDCWVRRDGKNYVDVDSAIVMDHIILAATDLGMGTCWIGAFNPDAARKFLNLTLDMEPIAFTPIGYPADSPGIKRRKPISEIVHFIK, from the coding sequence ATGGAATTTAAGGAATTAATTAAAAAAAGATATAGTGTAAGAGCCTATAAATCTGATGATATTCCTGCTGAAATTATTGACAAAATCCTGGAAGCGGCTAATCTAGCACCTACTGCATGCAATAAGCAGAGTTTTCAGCTTTTTGTCATTAAAACCGCACATTTTAAAGATAAATTAATAAAGATATGCTCACAGGAATGGTTTGTTCAAGCTCCCTATGTGGTAGGTATTTGTGGTATACCAAAAGATTGTTGGGTGCGCAGAGATGGTAAAAATTATGTAGATGTGGATTCAGCTATAGTTATGGATCATATCATACTTGCCGCAACAGATTTGGGAATGGGAACCTGCTGGATTGGTGCTTTTAATCCCGATGCTGCTAGGAAATTTCTTAATCTAACTCTAGATATGGAACCTATTGCTTTTACACCTATAGGCTATCCAGCAGATAGCCCTGGAATTAAAAGGCGTAAGCCAATTTCAGAGATAGTTCATTTTATCAAATAA
- a CDS encoding ABC transporter permease translates to MILQSLKMALESLWTNKMRSFLSMLGIVIGVGAVIAIVSVGTGSTQQVTSHIANLGSNMISIFPRTPRGQWGRISGVSSQQKFTLELAEHLEAFCPSVRKVIPVKQVNGRLIADEVNVNTTIVGTRINYAEVNNYEVDKGIFISEGNDRERSQVIVLGYQLTIDLFNNENPVGKTVRLNYDGRILQFTVIGVMKEKGGSMAGNLDERAYIPLSVAMDRLTTHKYADSFIAQAYSSERAMSAVKEIEYFLIKYLEDENKERFRIMSQDEILDTVNSVTNTMSMMLGGIAAISLLVGGIGIMNIMLVSVTERTREIGIRKALGAKNKNILFQFLMESLSLSSLGGVVGIGFGWMGAYFLSQYGNWPFVISSISIILAFSFALFIGIFFGLYPAMKAAQMNPVDALRYE, encoded by the coding sequence ATGATTTTACAAAGCTTGAAAATGGCTCTGGAAAGTCTATGGACAAACAAAATGCGCAGCTTTTTATCTATGCTGGGAATTGTAATTGGCGTTGGCGCAGTTATTGCTATTGTTTCTGTAGGGACCGGTTCTACCCAGCAAGTTACCTCTCATATCGCTAATTTAGGATCAAATATGATTAGTATCTTTCCAAGGACTCCCAGGGGTCAATGGGGGAGGATAAGTGGTGTCAGTTCTCAGCAAAAATTTACTCTGGAATTAGCCGAACATCTGGAAGCGTTCTGTCCTTCAGTAAGAAAGGTTATTCCGGTAAAACAGGTCAATGGTAGATTGATTGCCGATGAGGTAAATGTAAATACTACTATAGTTGGCACCAGGATTAATTATGCTGAAGTAAATAATTATGAGGTTGATAAAGGAATTTTTATCAGTGAAGGAAATGATAGGGAAAGAAGCCAGGTTATTGTCCTTGGTTATCAACTGACAATAGATCTCTTTAATAATGAGAATCCAGTTGGTAAAACAGTAAGACTTAATTATGATGGGCGGATACTCCAATTTACAGTCATTGGCGTGATGAAGGAAAAGGGTGGCTCCATGGCTGGTAACTTGGATGAACGAGCTTATATCCCCTTATCGGTAGCTATGGATAGATTAACTACCCATAAATATGCAGATTCTTTTATTGCCCAGGCTTATTCCTCTGAGCGAGCGATGAGTGCAGTGAAAGAAATAGAATACTTTTTGATAAAATATCTGGAAGATGAAAATAAGGAAAGATTCAGAATTATGAGCCAGGATGAAATTCTGGATACAGTAAATTCAGTTACCAATACTATGAGTATGATGTTAGGGGGCATTGCCGCTATCTCACTTTTAGTGGGTGGAATAGGCATTATGAATATTATGCTGGTTTCTGTAACCGAACGTACTAGAGAAATTGGTATACGTAAGGCATTAGGTGCCAAGAATAAAAACATCTTATTCCAATTTTTAATGGAATCCTTAAGCTTAAGTAGTTTAGGTGGGGTAGTGGGGATTGGTTTTGGTTGGATGGGAGCTTATTTTCTATCTCAATATGGAAACTGGCCCTTTGTTATATCGAGTATCTCTATTATTTTAGCTTTTAGTTTTGCTTTATTTATAGGTATTTTCTTTGGTTTGTATCCTGCTATGAAGGCAGCACAGATGAATCCAGTAGATGCGTTGCGCTATGAATAG
- a CDS encoding TolC family protein, whose protein sequence is MKNKWLIGGYILFLAIAIFYCPVLAQEKIALDISRMIDLAISNNLNFKKASYQLDNVELDASQLEAENLLAQSGMLNRQKELNILQQQNTFQNQKDELIIQVVDNYFQLMLAAKDITRKEKNVELERAVLSEVEAQVTTGYSIDLDLLQQGNAYYDALFSYEKAKLDYQQLLIEVKNNLGLTQETEISVRAIEIPQLPEIDLATALSKSRENSLILKSKVIEVELNRIRLEKARIDREPQLEIVKLENNLEIVKLEKSILEQELNFQVLTRWQNYQQSKNDILLCEQSLKQMKENELIINRQVQAGLRTVDELLSADIGVLDAEYRLISSVRQYYQTYLELQRIIGILDEGEIK, encoded by the coding sequence ATGAAGAACAAATGGTTAATAGGCGGTTATATTCTTTTTCTGGCTATAGCTATCTTTTACTGTCCAGTCCTAGCACAGGAGAAGATTGCTCTCGATATTTCTCGAATGATTGATCTGGCAATTTCCAATAACCTTAATTTTAAAAAAGCCAGCTACCAATTGGATAATGTTGAGCTGGATGCCTCTCAGTTAGAAGCAGAAAATTTATTAGCTCAATCTGGAATGCTCAACAGACAAAAAGAGTTGAATATTTTACAACAACAGAATACCTTCCAGAATCAGAAAGACGAGCTGATTATTCAGGTAGTAGATAATTATTTTCAATTAATGTTGGCAGCGAAAGATATTACACGTAAAGAGAAGAATGTCGAATTGGAAAGAGCGGTTTTATCAGAGGTAGAGGCACAGGTTACTACCGGGTACAGTATTGATCTGGACCTGTTGCAGCAGGGGAATGCCTATTATGATGCTTTATTCTCTTATGAAAAAGCAAAGCTGGATTACCAACAATTACTGATTGAAGTAAAAAATAATTTAGGCCTAACACAGGAGACCGAAATTTCAGTAAGAGCCATAGAAATACCACAGCTTCCGGAAATAGATCTGGCTACTGCACTGTCGAAGTCTCGAGAAAATAGTCTTATCCTGAAAAGTAAAGTGATTGAAGTAGAGTTAAATCGGATAAGATTGGAGAAAGCCAGAATTGATCGGGAACCTCAATTGGAAATAGTAAAACTGGAAAATAACCTGGAGATTGTCAAATTGGAAAAGTCAATATTAGAACAGGAATTAAATTTTCAGGTATTAACCCGATGGCAGAATTACCAGCAAAGCAAGAATGATATTCTGTTATGTGAGCAGAGTTTAAAGCAGATGAAGGAAAATGAATTAATCATTAATAGACAGGTACAGGCTGGTTTACGGACAGTTGATGAATTGCTCTCAGCTGACATTGGAGTTCTGGATGCCGAATATCGTTTAATCTCATCAGTCCGGCAATACTATCAAACCTATCTGGAATTACAGAGAATAATAGGTATTTTGGATGAAGGAGAGATAAAGTAA
- a CDS encoding transcriptional repressor: protein MPRRWCGSGPGKWWHGEFRGGGYRITVPRQIILQVLDESKKHLSAEEIYLKVHQIYPTIGLTTVYRTLELLVRIGLVFKFDFGDGRARYELSHGDKDTSHHHHLICTNCGRVIDYDDFVEEEMELIRKTEKELAKKYDFEIKNHTIQFYGLCKKCRTIKN, encoded by the coding sequence ATGCCCAGAAGATGGTGTGGAAGTGGACCTGGAAAATGGTGGCACGGAGAATTTAGAGGTGGTGGTTATAGAATAACTGTACCGCGTCAGATTATTTTGCAGGTTTTAGATGAATCAAAAAAACATTTAAGTGCAGAAGAAATTTACTTAAAAGTACATCAAATATATCCGACTATAGGTCTTACTACTGTTTACCGAACATTAGAATTATTGGTTAGGATAGGATTAGTTTTCAAGTTTGATTTTGGGGATGGTCGAGCTAGGTATGAGCTATCCCATGGAGATAAAGATACCTCGCACCACCATCACCTGATATGTACCAATTGCGGAAGAGTAATAGATTATGATGATTTTGTAGAGGAAGAAATGGAGTTAATTAGAAAAACTGAGAAAGAATTAGCAAAGAAATATGATTTTGAAATTAAGAATCATACTATCCAATTTTATGGATTATGTAAAAAATGTAGAACTATAAAGAATTAA
- a CDS encoding ABC transporter ATP-binding protein: MSIVMKTEKLKKVYHLGKVKVEALRGVSFEVEEGEFVSIMGPSGSGKSTLMHIIGCLDYPSGGKYFLTNQDVAKLNDNQLALFRNKKIGFVFQQFNLLPRVTNIRNVEIPLIYAGVSTGERQSLALKALQDVGLSNRAQHRPNEISGGERQRVAIARALVNNPSIILADEPTGNLDSKTGKEIMKIFQNLNQRGNTIILVTHELEISRYARRIIHLRDGLINEVEVVA; the protein is encoded by the coding sequence ATGAGCATTGTGATGAAAACAGAAAAACTAAAGAAGGTATACCATCTGGGTAAGGTTAAGGTGGAGGCATTAAGAGGAGTCTCCTTTGAAGTAGAGGAAGGAGAATTTGTTTCTATAATGGGTCCCTCTGGTTCAGGAAAGTCTACCTTAATGCATATTATTGGATGTCTTGATTATCCTAGCGGAGGAAAATATTTTCTTACCAATCAGGATGTTGCTAAATTGAATGATAATCAACTGGCATTATTTCGTAATAAGAAGATAGGCTTTGTCTTTCAACAGTTTAATCTATTGCCCAGAGTCACCAATATTAGAAATGTAGAAATTCCGTTAATCTATGCTGGTGTATCTACTGGAGAAAGACAAAGCCTGGCTTTAAAAGCTCTACAGGATGTGGGATTGAGTAACCGAGCACAACATCGTCCTAATGAGATTTCCGGCGGTGAGAGGCAAAGAGTTGCTATAGCAAGGGCTTTAGTTAACAATCCTTCTATTATCTTAGCGGATGAGCCAACCGGCAACCTTGATTCAAAAACCGGAAAAGAAATTATGAAAATATTTCAAAATTTAAATCAAAGAGGCAATACTATTATTCTGGTTACCCATGAACTGGAAATATCCCGTTACGCGAGGAGAATAATACATTTAAGAGATGGATTAATCAATGAAGTTGAGGTAGTAGCATGA
- a CDS encoding radical SAM protein: MGINFNFAKKFAAEQIIKQAIHYLEKDPEKNLIKVLNLADKVARTERHHEEIAAIKKAYQINPALQQFVRKLTKIAPSYKNGMIMNFFVNAGLMGIPRQDEVMKELGVGVPWTILIDPTSACNLSCTGCWAGKYKKSDSLDINTIDRIILEAKEMGIYFIVLSGGEPTLYPHLFEILKKHPDVGFMMYTNGTLIDDEMANKMVEVGNISPAISLEGFKESTDTRRGVGTYDKIMAAMDRLRERGVIFGISVTVTKQNAEELFGTDDFIDHMAEKGAIYGWSFHYIPIGKDTDLDMMITPEQRAMLAYRIPELRVKKPIFLADFWNDGTFSGGCIAGGRRYFHINAKGEVEPCAFVHFAVDNIKGKNLKEVLGNPLFQVYQKRQPFTDNLMTPCPIIDHPQELRDIVAESGAHPTHEGAETVLTGSIGKFLDELSADWDRKSRPIFEERAKKAREAQEKYQKSQKTTQH; this comes from the coding sequence ATGGGTATTAATTTCAACTTTGCCAAGAAATTTGCTGCTGAACAGATTATCAAACAAGCTATACATTATCTGGAGAAAGATCCCGAGAAAAATCTCATTAAGGTACTTAACTTGGCTGATAAAGTTGCTCGCACAGAAAGACACCATGAAGAAATTGCCGCCATTAAAAAAGCCTATCAGATTAATCCAGCTCTTCAGCAGTTTGTTCGCAAACTTACCAAAATTGCACCTAGCTATAAGAATGGTATGATTATGAACTTCTTTGTCAATGCGGGATTGATGGGTATTCCCAGACAGGATGAGGTAATGAAGGAATTAGGAGTAGGTGTTCCCTGGACTATCTTAATTGATCCTACCAGTGCCTGTAATTTAAGTTGCACAGGTTGCTGGGCAGGTAAGTATAAGAAGAGTGATAGCCTGGATATAAATACTATTGACCGAATTATCTTAGAAGCTAAGGAAATGGGCATTTATTTTATTGTTCTTTCTGGTGGTGAGCCTACTCTTTATCCACATCTCTTTGAAATCTTAAAAAAACATCCCGATGTAGGATTTATGATGTACACCAATGGTACCTTAATTGATGATGAGATGGCAAACAAGATGGTTGAGGTAGGTAATATCAGCCCGGCTATAAGCCTGGAGGGATTTAAGGAATCTACTGATACCCGTCGAGGAGTAGGCACCTATGACAAAATCATGGCTGCTATGGATCGGCTTCGGGAAAGAGGAGTTATCTTTGGCATCAGCGTTACTGTAACCAAACAGAATGCGGAAGAACTTTTTGGTACCGATGACTTTATTGACCATATGGCAGAAAAGGGAGCCATCTATGGTTGGTCTTTCCACTATATTCCCATTGGCAAAGATACTGATTTGGATATGATGATTACTCCCGAACAGAGAGCTATGCTGGCATATCGAATTCCTGAATTACGGGTAAAAAAGCCTATCTTTCTGGCAGATTTTTGGAATGATGGTACCTTTTCTGGTGGTTGCATTGCTGGTGGAAGACGATACTTCCATATCAATGCCAAAGGTGAGGTGGAACCCTGTGCCTTTGTTCACTTTGCAGTAGATAACATCAAGGGTAAGAACTTGAAAGAAGTATTAGGAAATCCTTTGTTCCAGGTTTACCAGAAACGCCAACCCTTTACTGATAATTTGATGACGCCCTGCCCTATTATTGATCATCCTCAAGAACTTAGAGATATTGTTGCAGAGTCGGGCGCACATCCCACTCATGAGGGAGCAGAAACAGTCTTAACCGGTTCTATTGGTAAATTCTTGGATGAACTATCTGCTGACTGGGATAGGAAATCCAGACCAATCTTTGAGGAGAGAGCAAAAAAAGCAAGAGAAGCACAAGAAAAATACCAGAAAAGTCAGAAAACAACTCAGCATTGA
- a CDS encoding MATE family efflux transporter, whose product MDEKRIKILRDEPPLKAILSLSIPTILGMLVQVFYNLTDTFFVGKLNDPFQVAAVSVAFPIFMMLMSVAGIFGFGAASYISRLLGKKDYLMAKKTSAIAFYACLIAALLVTVGSLIFISPILRLIGVTPETQRYAYEYLSIIFLGSTVMITKFMLTQLLRSEGAAKVAMIGMFIGTGINIILDPIFILTLGYGVKGAAVATLIGQVIGLLYYFSFYIKKKSIISIHWKYFSLQKEIFLEIFRVGIPASIHTLMISIAQTMGNYVAASYNDMIVAAYGINHRIFSMCIMVLIGLSEGTQPLIGYSYGAQKISRLNKIIKTAGIMATSISIFFVIFFYLFAGKLIQIFINNQQVVTYGIQIMRAIIIALPFAGIQFLIRVSFQALGKGKPALILALARQGLFYIPALFILNKFFGFSGFIYAQPFANILTFLLAITLFNRIRWQIINEHREAERRAVATKLDESYLEI is encoded by the coding sequence ATGGATGAAAAAAGAATAAAAATACTAAGAGATGAACCCCCTTTAAAGGCAATTTTGAGTTTGTCTATTCCCACAATTTTAGGCATGCTGGTTCAGGTATTCTATAATCTTACCGATACCTTTTTCGTGGGAAAATTAAATGACCCTTTTCAGGTAGCTGCCGTTTCGGTAGCCTTTCCTATCTTTATGATGTTGATGTCAGTTGCGGGCATATTCGGATTTGGAGCGGCATCTTATATCTCCAGATTGTTGGGGAAAAAAGATTATCTGATGGCCAAAAAGACCAGCGCAATTGCTTTTTATGCCTGCCTGATTGCAGCGCTATTGGTTACTGTCGGAAGTCTGATTTTTATATCACCAATCCTGAGATTAATCGGAGTTACCCCGGAAACCCAAAGATATGCTTATGAATATCTGTCAATCATATTCCTGGGCAGTACCGTGATGATAACCAAATTTATGCTAACCCAGTTACTTCGCTCAGAGGGAGCAGCAAAGGTAGCCATGATTGGTATGTTTATCGGAACGGGAATCAATATTATTCTCGATCCTATCTTCATCCTCACCTTGGGATATGGTGTAAAAGGAGCGGCAGTTGCCACCCTGATAGGACAAGTAATCGGTTTACTGTATTATTTCAGTTTTTACATAAAAAAGAAGAGTATTATATCCATTCATTGGAAATATTTTTCTTTACAAAAAGAGATTTTTCTGGAAATCTTCAGGGTTGGGATTCCCGCATCCATACACACTCTAATGATCAGTATTGCCCAGACGATGGGAAATTACGTGGCAGCCAGCTACAATGACATGATTGTAGCAGCCTATGGCATTAATCATCGTATTTTTTCCATGTGCATTATGGTTTTAATCGGACTATCAGAAGGTACACAACCTTTAATTGGTTATAGCTATGGCGCCCAAAAAATTAGCCGGCTCAATAAAATTATTAAAACAGCCGGTATTATGGCTACCAGTATCTCTATTTTTTTTGTCATATTCTTCTATCTTTTCGCCGGAAAGCTAATTCAAATCTTTATTAATAACCAACAGGTCGTAACCTATGGGATTCAGATTATGCGCGCCATCATCATTGCTCTACCCTTTGCCGGAATTCAGTTTTTAATAAGAGTTAGCTTCCAGGCGTTGGGCAAAGGAAAGCCCGCTTTGATTTTAGCCTTAGCTCGACAGGGTTTATTCTATATACCTGCCCTTTTTATCCTGAACAAATTTTTTGGATTTTCTGGATTTATTTATGCCCAACCATTTGCCAATATTCTCACTTTTCTGCTGGCAATCACTCTGTTTAATAGGATTAGATGGCAGATTATCAATGAACATCGAGAAGCAGAAAGAAGGGCAGTTGCTACTAAACTGGACGAATCTTATTTAGAAATCTAA
- a CDS encoding TetR/AcrR family transcriptional regulator — MPKFIDGIIEKIYQAAFYLFTVKGYQQVTMKMIAQEAGLSVGTLYNYFLNKQDLFLNVFRQSLEQTYAVLDKMIEESKEDRYNFIATLYNEIVRLKELGRVILREKLDHELFEHMKDYLLGLIRNLVYKAEEKKDLDIPDKDKDRTIRLLIMAIYDFAQEFPDEQEDNINFICRLVDKIK, encoded by the coding sequence ATGCCAAAATTCATTGATGGAATAATAGAAAAGATTTATCAGGCAGCCTTTTATTTATTTACAGTGAAGGGATACCAACAGGTTACAATGAAAATGATTGCTCAAGAAGCAGGTTTATCGGTAGGGACATTATATAACTACTTTCTTAACAAACAGGATTTATTCTTAAATGTCTTCCGACAGAGCCTGGAACAGACTTATGCTGTTCTGGATAAGATGATAGAAGAGAGCAAAGAAGATAGATATAACTTTATTGCTACCTTATATAATGAGATTGTAAGATTAAAAGAACTGGGAAGAGTAATCTTAAGGGAAAAACTTGACCATGAACTTTTTGAACATATGAAGGATTATTTATTGGGGTTAATTAGAAATCTAGTTTACAAGGCGGAAGAAAAGAAAGACCTGGACATTCCAGATAAAGATAAAGACAGAACAATTCGCTTATTGATAATGGCTATCTATGATTTTGCTCAGGAATTTCCAGATGAACAAGAGGATAACATCAACTTTATCTGTCGATTGGTTGATAAGATAAAATAG
- a CDS encoding MarR family transcriptional regulator → MEQNKVYSIPRLIMGIGHHLKMRMDEKLSQNNLTISQFRVLAYLWEHGKQNINQKMIHEFLEIKPSSLTKLIRLLQQKDLISKEADPNDSRNKIIKLTERGMEIKRICLKNIADSEAYLLQDFTRQEINTLTDFLLKIKEKIKH, encoded by the coding sequence ATGGAACAAAATAAAGTATATAGCATTCCCAGGCTTATTATGGGAATCGGTCATCATCTGAAGATGCGAATGGATGAAAAGTTAAGCCAGAATAATCTTACTATATCGCAATTTAGGGTATTAGCCTATTTATGGGAACATGGCAAGCAGAATATTAATCAAAAAATGATTCATGAATTTTTGGAAATCAAACCATCTTCCCTGACTAAATTAATCAGATTATTACAGCAAAAAGATTTGATTAGCAAAGAGGCTGATCCAAATGATTCCCGAAACAAAATCATCAAACTTACTGAAAGAGGAATGGAAATAAAAAGGATATGTCTTAAGAATATTGCTGACTCAGAAGCATATCTCTTGCAAGATTTTACCCGGCAGGAAATTAATACCCTTACTGATTTCCTGCTCAAGATTAAGGAAAAAATAAAGCATTAA